From the Halomonas meridiana genome, one window contains:
- a CDS encoding LexA family transcriptional regulator: protein MTEDEKVGQRITRARKEAGLTQQQLAAVLGVSRPAVAQWEKGRTSPSAENLRNVATATNKPLIYFFTGSGVKTDDFDEAPKMRGQVPLISWVQAGAWTETFCPVVDDLEYYPAPPTCGPRAFGLRVRGESMIEVYPPGTLIFVDPDVEPVSGDDVVVQCEQHGGAEATFKRYIIEPGVGPMLKVLNKDWREQYMDFTEDCRIIGVVMAQMTLRRQ, encoded by the coding sequence ATGACCGAAGACGAGAAAGTAGGGCAGCGAATAACGCGAGCCAGAAAAGAGGCGGGGCTGACACAGCAGCAGTTGGCCGCCGTGCTGGGCGTTTCTCGTCCGGCTGTAGCCCAGTGGGAGAAAGGGCGTACAAGCCCGTCAGCGGAGAATCTGCGAAACGTAGCGACCGCAACGAACAAGCCGCTGATCTATTTCTTTACTGGCTCAGGTGTCAAAACGGATGATTTTGATGAAGCGCCCAAGATGCGGGGGCAGGTGCCGCTGATAAGCTGGGTGCAAGCCGGAGCATGGACTGAGACGTTTTGCCCCGTGGTTGATGACCTCGAATACTATCCAGCGCCGCCGACCTGCGGCCCAAGAGCGTTTGGGCTGCGTGTGCGTGGCGAATCAATGATCGAAGTGTACCCGCCAGGGACGCTGATCTTTGTCGATCCTGACGTCGAGCCCGTATCAGGCGACGACGTGGTTGTTCAGTGCGAGCAGCATGGTGGGGCAGAGGCCACGTTCAAGCGCTACATCATCGAGCCAGGTGTAGGCCCGATGCTCAAGGTGCTCAACAAGGATTGGCGAGAGCAATACATGGACTTCACCGAGGATTGCCGAATCATTGGTGTGGTCATGGCGCAAATGACCCTCCGAAGGCAGTAA
- a CDS encoding Cro/CI family transcriptional regulator encodes MTPEQAMQEALRLAGGPVALSRSIGISSQAISQWKVVPAARVMAVVKATKGKIKASQLRPDVFGAVAA; translated from the coding sequence ATGACCCCGGAACAAGCAATGCAAGAGGCGCTTCGCCTAGCTGGCGGCCCGGTTGCTCTCTCCCGATCCATCGGAATCAGCTCCCAGGCCATCTCCCAATGGAAGGTCGTTCCGGCAGCTCGGGTTATGGCTGTTGTGAAAGCCACCAAAGGAAAGATCAAGGCTAGCCAATTGCGTCCTGACGTGTTCGGCGCTGTTGCCGCCTAA
- a CDS encoding phage regulatory CII family protein, with translation MDKLTAMIQAVAEDYGHKRLADDLGCSYNGLLNQLNPNNDRPISLRKFWQMARFTKDPRLVEALLDEMGMVATPVAQEFSDIEEEIKELLMDQHEVIASFVAAIRAAKADGEICDKELAEIRSYRKEVAVKANTVMSRIEAMHKNGKAALKAVQ, from the coding sequence ATGGATAAATTGACAGCAATGATTCAGGCGGTGGCAGAAGACTACGGCCACAAGCGCCTCGCTGATGACCTGGGCTGCTCCTACAACGGCCTACTGAATCAGCTCAACCCGAACAACGACCGCCCTATTTCGTTGCGCAAGTTCTGGCAGATGGCGCGGTTCACCAAAGACCCGCGTTTGGTGGAAGCGCTGTTGGACGAGATGGGCATGGTGGCCACGCCTGTCGCTCAAGAGTTCAGCGACATCGAGGAAGAGATCAAGGAATTGCTGATGGATCAGCACGAGGTGATAGCGAGTTTCGTTGCAGCGATCCGCGCCGCCAAGGCTGACGGGGAGATCTGTGACAAGGAGCTGGCCGAAATCCGCAGCTATCGGAAGGAGGTGGCCGTAAAGGCAAACACGGTAATGAGCCGCATCGAAGCGATGCACAAAAACGGGAAGGCCGCGCTGAAGGCGGTCCAGTAA
- a CDS encoding GIY-YIG nuclease family protein, whose translation MATEYGFVYVLANPAMPGLYKIGFTTQSVQVRISELSRGTSVPAAFYKVLDITTYNPAAVERDVHLFLRNSRSNARREFFQFTSDTEAAASVLVAAGQSRFYQPVTDNRAGDALHAIPEPVVQMTYEEIERRKTEGKVAIKSLMAILDGGSAQ comes from the coding sequence ATGGCTACTGAATATGGATTTGTCTACGTTCTTGCCAACCCTGCTATGCCAGGGCTCTACAAGATCGGATTCACGACTCAATCGGTGCAAGTGCGCATCTCTGAACTGTCACGCGGTACGTCAGTGCCAGCGGCCTTCTACAAGGTGTTGGATATCACTACCTACAATCCCGCCGCTGTGGAGCGTGATGTTCACCTGTTTCTTCGAAACTCACGCAGCAATGCGCGCCGTGAGTTCTTTCAATTTACCAGCGACACAGAAGCGGCGGCGTCTGTTCTGGTAGCTGCTGGCCAATCTAGGTTCTATCAGCCTGTCACGGATAACCGCGCTGGTGATGCGCTGCATGCGATACCTGAGCCTGTCGTACAAATGACATATGAGGAAATTGAGCGCCGCAAGACTGAAGGCAAGGTTGCCATCAAATCCCTCATGGCGATTCTAGACGGGGGAAGCGCGCAATGA